A single window of Hyphomicrobiales bacterium DNA harbors:
- the gsiA gene encoding Glutathione import ATP-binding protein GsiA: MAKPLVDIRDLNVSFHNHGKETKIIHGIDLTVGRNEILGIIGESGSGKTITGLSLLRLLPRNAHVEAKELSFDGIALPGLTEYQFGALRGIRMAMIFQDPVASFNPSKRIGWHFHHIIARAAAHGPDRPHTGMALGNTREKAIALMHSVGIKRAEAAIDLYPFQLSGGMLQRALIALVLALEPDLIIADEPTTNLDKIVELQILELFRDIRQRLSAGMIFVTHDLAVAATLCDRIAVMRFGELVEIGPTRQIFEDPQHEYTKLLIDTAQELARGGDSGRLTTRIGADKNAAIVTRRDDAPEDNTSGSRSPLDGSPLVSVRNLAITFPGRGSHPAFKALDDISFDVAPGEILGLVGESGSGKTTLGRAILRLYTPSAGHILYRGRDITRLSETQLRPMRRDLQMVFQDPAGSFNPRKTMRASLVDALRVAKACARQQMPARVNTLLHRVGLTEAHAERYPHELSGGQLQRVAIARAICLSPSLIVADEAVSKLDVSVRAGVLNLFKDIQAETGMAMIFITHDLEVARYMCDRIAVLYHGRMLEYGTTDEIFGNPRHDYTRSLLATMDHGVFGTSETRKASQAS; the protein is encoded by the coding sequence ATGGCGAAACCGCTCGTTGACATTCGCGATCTGAATGTTTCCTTCCATAACCACGGGAAGGAGACGAAGATCATCCACGGCATCGACCTCACCGTCGGGCGCAATGAGATCCTCGGCATTATCGGCGAATCGGGCTCCGGGAAGACGATTACCGGCCTCTCGCTGCTGCGTCTTCTGCCGCGCAATGCCCATGTCGAGGCAAAAGAACTGAGTTTTGACGGCATCGCGCTGCCGGGATTGACGGAGTACCAGTTCGGCGCCCTGCGCGGTATCCGCATGGCGATGATCTTCCAGGACCCTGTCGCCTCCTTTAACCCGTCCAAGCGGATCGGCTGGCATTTCCACCATATCATCGCACGCGCCGCCGCCCACGGGCCCGACCGGCCGCACACGGGTATGGCGCTCGGCAACACCCGCGAAAAGGCAATCGCGTTGATGCACAGCGTCGGCATCAAGCGCGCGGAAGCAGCGATCGATCTCTATCCGTTCCAACTCAGCGGCGGCATGCTGCAGCGCGCTTTGATCGCGCTCGTGCTCGCGCTCGAGCCTGACCTCATCATCGCGGACGAGCCCACCACCAATCTCGACAAGATTGTCGAGCTGCAAATTCTCGAGCTATTCCGCGACATCCGCCAGCGTCTGTCGGCCGGCATGATCTTCGTGACCCATGATCTTGCCGTCGCGGCCACACTCTGCGACCGCATTGCCGTAATGCGTTTCGGAGAACTTGTCGAGATCGGCCCGACACGGCAGATCTTCGAGGATCCGCAGCACGAATACACAAAGCTTCTCATCGACACGGCGCAGGAACTGGCGCGCGGTGGCGACAGTGGCCGGCTGACGACGCGCATCGGCGCAGACAAGAATGCTGCCATTGTGACACGGCGGGACGACGCGCCCGAGGACAACACGTCTGGGAGCCGCTCCCCCCTCGATGGGTCGCCTCTCGTCAGCGTCCGCAATCTCGCCATTACCTTTCCCGGCCGTGGCTCGCACCCGGCCTTCAAAGCCCTGGACGACATATCCTTTGACGTGGCGCCGGGCGAAATTCTTGGCCTCGTCGGTGAATCAGGGTCCGGCAAGACCACGTTGGGCCGCGCGATATTGCGTCTTTACACGCCGTCCGCCGGACACATCCTCTATCGCGGCAGGGATATAACCCGGCTCTCCGAAACGCAGCTACGCCCCATGCGGCGCGATCTGCAGATGGTGTTCCAGGATCCCGCCGGCTCGTTCAACCCGCGCAAGACCATGCGCGCCTCACTGGTCGATGCGCTCAGGGTCGCCAAGGCCTGCGCGAGACAGCAGATGCCGGCGCGTGTCAACACGCTGCTGCATCGTGTTGGACTGACCGAGGCGCACGCGGAGCGCTACCCGCATGAGCTGTCCGGCGGGCAGTTGCAACGCGTCGCGATCGCCAGGGCGATCTGCCTGTCGCCGAGCTTGATCGTCGCCGACGAGGCGGTGTCAAAGCTCGATGTCTCCGTTCGCGCCGGTGTGCTGAATCTGTTCAAGGATATTCAGGCGGAAACGGGCATGGCGATGATCTTCATCACCCATGATCTCGAGGTTGCGCGCTATATGTGCGATCGCATCGCCGTTCTCTATCACGGGCGCATGCTCGAATACGGAACGACGGACGAGATCTTCGGCAATCCGCGTCATGATTATACGCGATCGCTACTCGCAACCATGGATCATGGCGTATTCGGAACCTCCGAGACCCGGAAGGCGAGCCAAGCCTCATGA
- the scmK gene encoding N-acetyl-S-(2-succino)cysteine monooxygenase, with the protein MNASRQMRLGLSMRYLGYHIAAWRHPDFQPTSIVEFETYREIARKAEAAKLDMIFLADGVAVRGSDNPAGALSRDMKNAELEPLTLLSAIAACTSRVGLVATASTTYNEPFHVARKYASLDHISKGRAGWNVVTSWSDQEAQNFNRVANLEKDERYARAAEFVQVVKGLWSSWDADAFTHDKASGQFYDPEKLHVLNHKGKFFSVRGPLNSCRTPQGEPIIVQAGASSQGRDIAAEHAHVVYTNSLDIGEARTFYADLKDRAASFGRRSGAPLIMPGVTLYVGATKAEAQAKFDTLQRLIDPVAGLALLYNFCGDLSGYDLDKPLPSDFFTDGISIGANLLAKARRENLTIRQLYEDVAAGYTGRYLIGTAEDIVDDLQDWFETGAADGFNFCPPILPQGMDDLATFIIPELRRRGLFRSDYEATTLRGNLGLASA; encoded by the coding sequence ATGAATGCATCCCGGCAGATGCGGCTCGGGCTGTCCATGCGCTATCTCGGCTACCATATCGCCGCGTGGCGCCATCCCGATTTCCAGCCGACGAGCATCGTCGAGTTCGAGACCTACCGCGAAATCGCGCGCAAGGCCGAGGCTGCCAAGCTCGACATGATCTTTCTTGCCGACGGGGTCGCTGTGCGCGGTTCCGACAACCCGGCGGGTGCCCTGTCGCGCGACATGAAGAATGCGGAACTCGAACCGCTGACCCTGCTCTCTGCCATCGCCGCCTGCACCAGCCGGGTCGGGCTCGTCGCCACGGCCTCGACGACTTACAATGAGCCATTCCACGTCGCGCGCAAATACGCTTCGCTCGATCACATCAGCAAGGGCCGCGCTGGATGGAACGTCGTCACATCCTGGTCCGATCAAGAGGCCCAGAACTTCAATCGGGTCGCCAATCTCGAGAAGGATGAGCGCTACGCCCGCGCTGCTGAATTCGTGCAAGTCGTCAAGGGGCTATGGAGCAGTTGGGACGCGGATGCCTTCACTCACGACAAGGCATCGGGGCAGTTCTACGACCCCGAGAAGCTCCATGTTCTCAATCACAAGGGCAAATTCTTCTCGGTTCGCGGCCCGTTGAACTCCTGCCGGACCCCGCAAGGTGAGCCGATCATCGTCCAGGCCGGCGCATCATCGCAGGGACGCGATATCGCGGCTGAGCACGCGCATGTCGTCTACACGAACTCGCTGGATATCGGAGAAGCGCGAACCTTCTATGCCGATCTCAAGGATCGCGCCGCCTCATTCGGACGCCGATCCGGCGCGCCTCTGATCATGCCAGGTGTCACGCTCTATGTCGGGGCGACAAAGGCCGAGGCTCAGGCCAAGTTCGATACGTTGCAGCGACTGATCGATCCTGTTGCAGGCCTTGCCCTCCTCTATAATTTCTGCGGCGACCTCTCCGGCTATGATCTCGATAAGCCATTGCCGTCTGATTTTTTCACCGATGGTATCAGCATCGGCGCCAATCTTCTGGCCAAGGCCCGCCGGGAAAACCTTACGATCCGGCAACTCTACGAGGATGTTGCTGCGGGCTACACCGGCCGCTATCTCATCGGAACGGCCGAGGATATCGTCGACGATCTCCAGGACTGGTTCGAGACTGGCGCCGCGGACGGCTTCAACTTCTGCCCCCCCATTCTCCCGCAGGGCATGGACGATCTTGCTACATTCATCATTCCGGAGCTGCGCAGGCGCGGACTTTTCCGGTCTGACTACGAGGCAACGACGCTGCGGGGCAATCTCGGGCTCGCGAGCGCCTGA
- a CDS encoding ABC transporter permease — MQFTTTLARFFRNRTAAAGSLITFFVVFSVVAGPYLLPHTPESMDFMAILSPPSWSHPFGTDSFGRDVLARVLAGGQVSLLISFAAITIAALAGCLMGIMSGYHGGIIDAVFMRVADLLFAFPSFILAMLLMVLFGFSSINIIGAIALVYLPIFTRIARNTTLLVKEESYVQAARLMGRRPIAVMVTEIFPNISASILVQASVGVAFAIILEAGLSFIGLGVQPPTPSLGGVMADGREYFSRAPWVLTMSGIAISIALLGLNLLGDGIRDMTDPHLRERA; from the coding sequence ATGCAATTCACCACGACCCTCGCCCGGTTCTTCCGCAACAGAACGGCAGCCGCAGGCTCGCTGATCACGTTCTTCGTCGTCTTCTCAGTCGTCGCCGGCCCCTATCTCCTGCCGCATACGCCGGAGAGCATGGACTTCATGGCCATCCTCTCCCCGCCGAGCTGGAGCCATCCGTTCGGTACGGATTCCTTCGGCCGCGACGTGCTCGCGCGCGTCCTGGCCGGTGGCCAAGTATCCCTGCTCATCAGCTTCGCCGCGATTACCATCGCAGCCCTTGCCGGCTGTCTCATGGGAATCATGTCCGGCTACCACGGCGGCATAATCGATGCCGTCTTCATGCGTGTCGCCGATCTCCTGTTCGCCTTCCCGAGCTTCATCCTTGCGATGTTGCTGATGGTGCTGTTCGGCTTTTCGTCGATCAATATCATTGGCGCCATCGCGCTGGTTTATCTGCCCATCTTCACACGCATCGCGCGCAACACGACTTTGCTGGTGAAAGAAGAATCTTACGTCCAGGCGGCGCGCCTCATGGGGAGGAGACCGATCGCGGTTATGGTGACGGAGATCTTCCCGAATATCTCCGCCTCCATCCTTGTGCAGGCGAGCGTCGGCGTGGCCTTTGCCATCATTTTGGAAGCGGGCCTCAGCTTCATCGGGCTCGGCGTGCAGCCGCCCACCCCATCCCTCGGCGGGGTAATGGCGGATGGCCGCGAGTATTTCAGCCGGGCTCCCTGGGTGCTCACGATGAGCGGTATCGCCATTTCGATCGCGCTGCTTGGCCTCAATCTGCTGGGCGACGGCATTCGCGACATGACCGATCCTCACCTGCGGGAGCGCGCGTAA
- a CDS encoding hypothetical protein (Evidence 5 : Unknown function) — protein MIADDLPRCNSRAASLLPVKPLTSLPGVHKPLPVCILISRSAARIPWRSIVISPLRKVSMSLAV, from the coding sequence GTGATCGCGGATGACCTGCCGCGATGCAACAGCCGCGCTGCATCGCTTCTGCCTGTCAAACCGCTGACCTCGCTCCCTGGCGTGCACAAGCCCTTGCCTGTCTGCATTCTCATTTCCCGGAGCGCCGCGCGTATTCCTTGGCGATCGATCGTCATCAGCCCGTTAAGAAAGGTTTCTATGTCTCTCGCCGTGTGA
- a CDS encoding Peptide/nickel ABC transporter permease produces MSDVALQSGLHRERMARLRALFIYIAKRVLGSAGVLLVGTLVVFFTMKAAPGDPALSALGEQASPDAIAAFRAAHGLDAPVHVQYLAWLTQMLQGNFGQSLALASGVPVATLLLTKLPATVFIGLYALTIAIVISLILGTIAALQRGRAADTVATSIAVFGISMPDFWLSYVLIFGLALNLGLFPTFGYVSPADDFLRALHFGFLPAFAIAAPMAAVFARTLRAVLIDVMNKPYVTTAKSFGLRGQFIFVHFVLRNALVPYLTVIGLQIRYILGGVVVVERIFGIPGIGSLMVDGAFSRDFPVLQACTVTFLFIVLVVNMITDLVCAALDPRRSS; encoded by the coding sequence ATGTCCGACGTCGCCCTGCAATCCGGGCTGCACCGCGAGCGCATGGCGCGCCTGAGGGCCCTATTCATCTATATCGCCAAAAGGGTTCTCGGGAGCGCGGGCGTGTTGCTCGTCGGTACGCTCGTGGTGTTCTTCACCATGAAAGCCGCGCCGGGCGACCCTGCCTTATCGGCTCTCGGAGAGCAGGCGTCGCCCGATGCCATCGCGGCCTTCCGGGCCGCGCATGGTCTCGACGCGCCGGTACATGTGCAGTATCTCGCGTGGCTCACGCAGATGCTGCAGGGCAATTTCGGTCAATCTCTGGCACTGGCCAGCGGTGTTCCCGTCGCGACGCTCCTTCTGACGAAGCTGCCCGCGACGGTCTTCATCGGGCTCTATGCCCTCACCATAGCAATCGTCATATCGCTCATACTCGGCACGATCGCCGCGCTCCAACGTGGTCGTGCAGCGGATACAGTGGCGACATCGATCGCGGTCTTCGGCATTTCCATGCCGGATTTCTGGCTGAGCTATGTCCTGATCTTCGGATTGGCGCTTAATCTCGGCTTGTTCCCGACCTTCGGCTATGTCTCACCGGCCGATGACTTCCTGCGGGCGCTGCATTTCGGCTTCCTGCCCGCTTTCGCGATCGCCGCGCCCATGGCGGCCGTCTTCGCGCGCACCTTGCGTGCCGTGCTCATCGATGTGATGAACAAGCCCTATGTCACCACCGCCAAGTCGTTTGGGCTACGAGGCCAGTTCATCTTCGTGCATTTCGTGCTGCGCAACGCCCTCGTACCGTATCTGACGGTCATCGGGCTGCAGATCCGCTATATTCTTGGAGGTGTCGTCGTCGTCGAGCGCATCTTCGGGATACCAGGTATCGGATCACTGATGGTCGACGGGGCATTCTCCCGCGACTTTCCTGTACTGCAGGCCTGCACAGTGACATTCCTGTTCATCGTACTCGTGGTCAACATGATCACTGATCTCGTCTGTGCGGCCCTTGATCCGCGCCGGTCAAGCTAG
- the serA gene encoding D-3-phosphoglycerate dehydrogenase — MSICYIDCSPFMRELMDEVADIHAGTITVNVGDPGADEIVQLARGHDVLMNGHSFMNDDVLGRLPDLRRIVFLGSGASSYVDVEAAGRRGVEVLTVTGYGDRSVAEHATALMFAAARQVARMDRVVREGNWDPLEGIELAGRTIGIVGFGGIGREMARIARALGMVPLIWNRRSLDAEWSACQASSLENLLRDSDVISLHLALTNETRGLIGHAEFALMKQGVLLVNTARAGLIDQSALLDALREERLGHAALDVFDEEPLPRDNPYVTMDNVTLTAHAGFKTRAASRRLLRDALIKALAPVS, encoded by the coding sequence ATGAGTATCTGCTATATCGACTGCTCGCCCTTCATGCGCGAGCTCATGGACGAAGTCGCGGACATCCACGCCGGTACCATCACCGTGAACGTGGGCGACCCCGGTGCCGACGAAATCGTGCAACTCGCCCGTGGGCATGATGTGCTCATGAACGGGCACAGCTTCATGAACGATGACGTGCTCGGACGCCTTCCCGATCTGCGTCGGATCGTGTTTCTCGGCAGCGGCGCGTCGAGCTATGTCGACGTCGAGGCGGCGGGCAGGCGCGGCGTCGAGGTGCTGACGGTCACCGGCTACGGTGACCGCTCTGTAGCGGAACATGCAACGGCGCTGATGTTCGCCGCGGCACGCCAGGTCGCCCGCATGGACCGCGTCGTGCGGGAGGGGAACTGGGATCCTCTGGAGGGGATCGAGCTTGCCGGGCGCACGATCGGCATTGTCGGCTTCGGCGGCATCGGCCGGGAAATGGCGCGTATCGCACGGGCACTCGGCATGGTGCCGCTGATCTGGAACCGCCGGTCACTCGATGCGGAATGGAGCGCCTGTCAGGCCTCCTCGCTGGAAAACCTGTTGCGTGATAGCGACGTCATCTCGCTCCATCTCGCGCTCACAAACGAGACGCGCGGACTGATCGGCCACGCCGAGTTCGCGCTGATGAAGCAAGGCGTCCTGCTCGTCAACACCGCGCGGGCAGGCCTCATCGACCAGTCGGCCCTGCTCGATGCTTTGCGGGAGGAGCGACTGGGCCATGCCGCGCTCGATGTCTTCGACGAGGAACCGCTGCCTCGCGATAACCCCTACGTGACAATGGACAATGTCACCTTGACCGCCCACGCGGGCTTCAAGACGCGTGCGGCCTCGCGGCGCCTGCTGCGAGATGCACTGATCAAGGCGCTTGCACCGGTTTCGTGA
- a CDS encoding ABC transporter substrate-binding protein: MKRLLQATLVLGFASSPAAAAELTVLTAGDQNMVDYINEYLGPLFEKENPGNTVRVVGTGPGDAGSQKIVERFEAQKQANVAKWDADVAVAHEKFIGPMITGGYLEAYRDKIPTGKMVTRANADMALGTKVTGYVMPMFNSQTAIAYNPALIANPPKSYAELAEWAKAHPKQFGYNGIKGGASGVSFVMGWIYAFGDGDANKLMNGPFDEAETKKWDKAFTSLRDFTKNATLTPGNAGTLDLLSRGEIAMGPVWVDMFYSWQTSGQLPPTFKLILPAPGMPGQPMHYVIPAKSPNKELAEKFVALATSPKVQAEGIVKRFNWYPGIDAQHVKAELDDATWNKLFIDVKPEDLANYGKPFPIAPYNNAILEAYERKATN; this comes from the coding sequence ATGAAGAGACTTCTCCAGGCGACGCTGGTTCTCGGTTTCGCGAGCTCCCCGGCCGCCGCAGCCGAACTCACCGTCCTCACCGCCGGCGACCAGAATATGGTCGACTACATCAATGAATATCTCGGACCGCTGTTCGAGAAGGAGAATCCGGGCAACACCGTGCGTGTCGTCGGAACCGGCCCCGGCGATGCCGGCTCGCAGAAGATCGTCGAGCGCTTCGAGGCGCAGAAGCAGGCCAATGTTGCCAAGTGGGATGCGGATGTCGCCGTCGCCCATGAGAAGTTCATCGGACCGATGATCACCGGTGGCTATCTCGAAGCCTATCGTGACAAGATTCCGACCGGCAAGATGGTGACGCGCGCCAATGCCGACATGGCGCTCGGCACCAAGGTCACCGGCTATGTCATGCCGATGTTCAACAGCCAGACCGCGATCGCCTATAATCCGGCGCTCATCGCGAACCCGCCCAAGAGCTACGCTGAGCTCGCCGAGTGGGCGAAGGCCCATCCCAAGCAGTTTGGTTACAACGGCATCAAGGGCGGCGCGTCGGGCGTCAGCTTCGTGATGGGCTGGATCTATGCCTTCGGCGACGGCGATGCCAACAAGCTGATGAACGGCCCGTTCGATGAGGCCGAGACCAAGAAGTGGGACAAGGCCTTCACCAGCCTGCGTGACTTCACGAAGAATGCGACGCTCACCCCCGGCAATGCCGGCACGCTCGACCTCCTGTCGCGCGGCGAGATCGCCATGGGGCCGGTGTGGGTCGACATGTTCTATTCCTGGCAGACCAGCGGCCAGCTGCCTCCCACTTTCAAGCTCATCCTGCCGGCGCCGGGCATGCCCGGCCAGCCCATGCACTACGTGATCCCGGCCAAGAGCCCGAACAAGGAGCTTGCCGAGAAATTCGTCGCGCTCGCGACGAGCCCGAAAGTGCAGGCAGAGGGCATCGTCAAGCGCTTCAACTGGTATCCGGGCATCGACGCCCAGCATGTGAAGGCGGAACTCGACGACGCCACCTGGAACAAGCTCTTCATCGACGTAAAGCCTGAAGATCTCGCCAATTACGGTAAGCCCTTCCCGATCGCCCCGTACAATAACGCGATCCTCGAGGCTTACGAGCGCAAGGCGACCAACTGA
- a CDS encoding Fe3+/spermidine/putrescine ABC transporter ATP-binding protein: MSDQTFLRISDLSAGYGSTQVLKGLNLSIRKGEFVALLGSSGCGKTTLLRAIAGFAPPSAGSITVADRDVTRLPPDRRGMALVFQSYALWPHMTVAQNIGYGLKLKGLPRDEITRRVAALEDLLGLSQLGQRKPAALSGGQRQRVALGRALAVDPQILLLDEPLSNLDARIRLKVRHDISALQKRLGITAVHVTHDREEAMVMADRIVIMDAGRIAQQGTPEDVYNRPASPFVAAFMGAENVLQLTGWVNGDRIDIDAGPGNGHATLPRDGRTLGDGPIEARFRAEAAQLLPADSVLPSSGENLELMGKVEATSYPGGQWRHAVRVGVHELLVDSACRHAPGAAVRVRIPSDKLFLFNAGSASGPSSRSPHDAPTGRVPEASQA, translated from the coding sequence GTGAGCGATCAGACCTTCCTTCGCATCTCAGACCTGTCGGCCGGCTACGGCTCGACCCAGGTGCTGAAGGGGTTGAATCTCTCGATCCGGAAGGGCGAATTCGTCGCCTTGCTCGGCTCGTCGGGCTGCGGCAAGACCACCCTCCTGCGCGCCATCGCCGGCTTCGCCCCACCCTCGGCCGGTTCCATCACCGTCGCCGACAGGGACGTCACCCGCCTGCCGCCGGACCGGCGCGGCATGGCGCTGGTGTTCCAATCCTATGCGCTCTGGCCGCATATGACCGTGGCGCAGAACATCGGCTACGGGCTTAAGCTGAAGGGGCTACCGCGCGACGAGATCACGCGCCGCGTTGCCGCGCTGGAGGATCTGCTCGGCCTGTCGCAATTGGGACAGCGCAAGCCGGCCGCCCTGTCCGGCGGCCAGCGCCAGCGTGTGGCGCTCGGCCGGGCGCTTGCCGTCGATCCGCAGATCCTGCTGCTCGACGAGCCGCTCTCCAATCTCGACGCGCGCATCCGGCTGAAAGTGCGCCACGACATCAGCGCACTGCAGAAGCGGCTCGGCATCACCGCTGTGCATGTCACCCATGATCGTGAAGAGGCCATGGTGATGGCGGACCGCATCGTCATCATGGACGCCGGCCGGATCGCCCAGCAGGGCACGCCGGAGGACGTCTACAACCGTCCAGCCTCGCCCTTCGTCGCCGCCTTCATGGGCGCGGAGAATGTGCTCCAGCTCACCGGATGGGTCAACGGCGACCGGATCGACATCGATGCCGGCCCAGGAAACGGTCACGCCACGCTGCCGCGCGACGGCAGAACGCTCGGAGACGGGCCGATCGAAGCTCGCTTCCGCGCCGAGGCGGCGCAGCTGCTGCCCGCTGATTCCGTCTTGCCCTCCTCAGGCGAAAACCTGGAGCTCATGGGCAAAGTCGAGGCGACGAGCTATCCCGGCGGCCAATGGAGACATGCCGTGCGTGTCGGCGTCCACGAATTGCTGGTCGATTCCGCCTGCCGGCACGCGCCAGGCGCGGCGGTGCGGGTCCGCATTCCATCGGACAAGCTCTTCCTCTTCAACGCAGGGAGCGCCTCAGGGCCCTCCTCCCGTTCCCCTCACGACGCCCCGACGGGCCGTGTGCCGGAAGCATCCCAGGCATGA
- a CDS encoding Peptide/nickel ABC transporter substrate-binding protein codes for MHTSISIPRRAVFKGIGAVAAAGVLGGNARLAFAAAPHLRAAITGYSVINTLDPGKATLIPEFYVIWSLYNGLLTFDDKMNIVPDLAESYKTLEDGSIEFKLRKGVKFHDGSEMTSDDVKFSIERILNESFASPNRAKVAAVDRVDAVDPLTVRIYTKRPFAPLLTFLTNSRTGTQIVPRKAVEAMGAEAFARKPIGTGPYKLESWSAGTGLKLAAHKDYFGGAPTIETVDVPLIAEESSGVTALLGNQIDLTSTVPAADVPQLSTNPNATILKQPGLNMRFLSLNLRKAPFDDPHFRRAVSMAFQREAMVNAVIFGEGATSHGIFPPLLGDYFSNIRPPQTLFDPQAAKAEMAKSRYKPGEQTVAVVTWGGSWWKRFAEIFVAQVNQTLGTKFTVEVTDANAAYARQQSGDFVCSVWGWLGLVDPDEYINDIFHSKGWRNFGGYSNPEADTLIEAAAREMDQAKRVELYHKAEKVVMEDLPFIPCFTSNIHNLLRKGVSGFVQKPYSNFGDQFINIKTT; via the coding sequence ATGCATACGAGCATATCCATACCGCGCCGTGCCGTTTTTAAAGGTATTGGCGCCGTGGCCGCAGCGGGCGTTTTGGGTGGAAACGCACGGTTGGCTTTCGCAGCCGCGCCACACTTGCGGGCGGCCATCACCGGCTACAGCGTGATCAACACGCTCGATCCGGGGAAGGCGACGCTCATCCCCGAGTTCTACGTTATCTGGTCGCTGTATAACGGGCTGCTGACCTTTGATGACAAGATGAACATCGTCCCGGACCTCGCGGAATCCTACAAGACGCTGGAAGACGGCTCCATCGAGTTCAAACTGCGCAAGGGCGTCAAGTTCCACGACGGCTCCGAGATGACCTCGGACGACGTCAAGTTCTCGATCGAACGGATCCTCAACGAATCCTTCGCATCGCCGAACCGGGCGAAGGTCGCGGCCGTCGATCGCGTGGATGCCGTTGATCCGCTGACGGTGCGGATCTATACGAAGCGCCCTTTCGCACCTCTCCTGACCTTCCTGACCAACTCCCGCACCGGGACACAGATCGTGCCTCGCAAGGCTGTCGAGGCCATGGGCGCGGAAGCCTTCGCGCGCAAACCGATCGGCACAGGACCCTACAAGCTTGAATCCTGGTCTGCCGGCACCGGGCTGAAGCTTGCGGCCCACAAGGACTATTTCGGCGGGGCGCCGACGATTGAAACCGTCGACGTGCCGCTCATTGCCGAGGAATCAAGCGGCGTCACGGCGCTGCTGGGCAACCAGATCGATCTGACCAGCACGGTACCCGCGGCCGACGTTCCGCAATTGTCGACGAATCCGAATGCGACGATTCTGAAGCAGCCCGGATTGAACATGCGCTTCCTCTCGCTCAATCTGAGGAAGGCGCCCTTCGACGATCCGCATTTCCGCCGCGCCGTATCCATGGCCTTCCAGCGCGAGGCAATGGTCAATGCGGTGATCTTTGGCGAGGGCGCGACGTCGCACGGCATCTTCCCGCCGCTTCTTGGTGATTACTTTTCCAATATTCGTCCGCCACAGACCCTGTTCGACCCTCAGGCCGCCAAGGCCGAGATGGCGAAGTCCCGCTATAAGCCGGGCGAACAGACGGTGGCGGTCGTCACCTGGGGCGGAAGCTGGTGGAAGCGATTTGCCGAGATCTTCGTAGCCCAGGTCAACCAGACACTCGGCACCAAATTCACGGTCGAGGTCACGGACGCCAACGCCGCTTACGCGCGTCAGCAGTCCGGCGACTTTGTCTGCTCGGTCTGGGGCTGGCTCGGCCTCGTTGATCCCGATGAATACATCAACGATATTTTCCACTCGAAGGGATGGCGCAACTTCGGCGGCTATTCCAACCCCGAAGCCGATACCTTGATCGAGGCGGCCGCCCGCGAGATGGACCAAGCCAAGCGCGTCGAGCTGTATCACAAGGCCGAGAAGGTCGTGATGGAGGATCTGCCGTTCATCCCGTGTTTCACGTCCAATATCCATAACCTGCTGCGCAAGGGCGTGAGCGGCTTCGTTCAGAAGCCCTATTCGAACTTCGGCGACCAGTTCATCAACATCAAGACGACCTAA